A window of Pseudomonas monteilii contains these coding sequences:
- a CDS encoding protein TolA, whose protein sequence is MQQREPSASESYFWPTVWAVGLHVLVFGLLFVSFAMTPELPPSKPIVQATLYQLKSKSQATTQTNQKIAGEAKKTAARQTEVEQLEQKKVEQQAVKAAEQKKADAAQKAEAAREAAEAKKAEEAAKTAEAAKAAEAKKAEAAKAAEAKKADEAKKAAEKQKADIAKKKAEEEAKKKADEEAKKQAEDAKKQAAEEAKKQAAEDAKKKAAEDAKKKAAEDAKKKAAAEDAKKKAAEEAKQKAAADAQKKKAQEAARKAAEDKKAQALAELLSDSTERQQALADERGDQVAGDFDDLIRMRASEGWARPPSARKGMAVVLQINMLPDGTVTNVSVARSSGDGPFDSSAVAAVKNIGRLTEMQGLKPNDFNPYRSFKMTFTPEDLAL, encoded by the coding sequence ATGCAGCAGCGAGAGCCATCCGCCTCGGAGAGCTACTTCTGGCCCACGGTCTGGGCCGTCGGTCTGCACGTACTGGTGTTCGGCCTGCTGTTCGTCAGTTTCGCCATGACGCCAGAATTGCCGCCGTCCAAACCGATCGTTCAGGCTACGCTCTATCAACTCAAGTCCAAGAGCCAGGCGACCACCCAGACCAATCAGAAGATCGCCGGAGAGGCCAAGAAGACTGCCGCACGCCAGACCGAAGTCGAGCAGCTCGAGCAGAAGAAGGTCGAGCAGCAGGCGGTGAAGGCCGCGGAACAAAAGAAAGCCGACGCCGCTCAAAAGGCCGAAGCCGCGCGCGAGGCCGCCGAAGCCAAGAAGGCCGAAGAGGCCGCCAAGACCGCCGAAGCCGCGAAAGCTGCCGAAGCCAAGAAGGCGGAAGCGGCGAAGGCTGCCGAGGCGAAGAAGGCCGACGAGGCCAAGAAGGCCGCGGAGAAGCAGAAGGCCGACATCGCCAAGAAGAAGGCTGAGGAAGAGGCCAAGAAAAAGGCCGACGAAGAGGCCAAGAAGCAGGCCGAGGACGCCAAGAAGCAGGCGGCCGAGGAGGCCAAGAAACAAGCGGCCGAGGACGCCAAGAAAAAGGCGGCCGAAGACGCGAAGAAGAAAGCGGCCGAGGACGCCAAGAAGAAAGCGGCGGCCGAGGACGCGAAGAAGAAGGCTGCCGAGGAGGCCAAGCAGAAGGCCGCCGCGGATGCCCAGAAGAAGAAGGCTCAGGAAGCGGCGCGCAAGGCGGCCGAGGACAAGAAGGCACAGGCGCTGGCCGAACTTCTGTCCGACAGCACCGAGCGTCAGCAGGCGCTGGCCGATGAGCGTGGTGACCAGGTGGCCGGCGATTTCGACGACCTGATCCGCATGCGCGCATCCGAAGGGTGGGCACGTCCGCCTTCGGCACGCAAGGGCATGGCCGTGGTGCTGCAGATCAACATGCTGCCCGATGGCACCGTCACCAACGTGAGCGTGGCACGCTCCAGTGGCGATGGTCCGTTCGACAGTTCGGCAGTGGCAGCGGTGAAGAACATTGGACGCTTGACCGAGATGCAAGGACTGAAGCCTAACGATTTCAATCCCTACCGCTCATTCAAGATGACATTTACACCTGAGGATCTCGCGTTGTGA
- the ruvB gene encoding ATP-dependent DNA helicase RuvB (promotes strand exchange during homologous recombination; RuvAB complex promotes branch migration; RuvABC complex scans the DNA during branch migration and resolves Holliday junctions at consensus sequences; forms hexameric rings around opposite DNA arms; requires ATP for branch migration and orientation of RuvAB complex determines direction of migration) produces MIEADRLIAASGRDREEVQDRAIRPLRLEDYIGQPVVRDQMGLFIQAARGRNESLDHTLIFGPPGLGKTTLANIIANEMGVSVKSTSGPILERPGDLAAMLTNLEPHDVLFIDEIHRLSPVVEEVLYPAMEDFQLDIMIGEGPAARSIKLDLPPFTLVGATTRAGMLTNPLRDRFGIVQRLEFYGNQDLATIVARSAGILGLVIEEQGAYEIARRARGTPRIANRLLRRVRDYAEVRGKGQITKAVADMALNLLDVDERGFDHSDRRLLLTMIEKFDGGPVGVDNLAAAISEERHTIEDVLEPYLIQQGYIMRTPRGRVVTRHAYLHFGLNIPGRLEDPRTFSEPSDG; encoded by the coding sequence GTGATCGAAGCCGACCGACTGATCGCCGCCAGCGGGCGTGATCGCGAAGAAGTGCAGGACCGGGCCATCCGCCCGCTGCGCCTGGAGGACTATATCGGTCAGCCGGTGGTGCGTGACCAGATGGGGCTATTCATCCAGGCGGCCCGTGGACGCAACGAATCGCTCGACCATACGTTGATCTTCGGGCCACCCGGGCTGGGCAAGACCACCCTGGCCAACATCATCGCCAACGAGATGGGCGTCTCGGTCAAGAGCACGTCCGGGCCGATCCTGGAGCGGCCGGGTGACCTGGCGGCCATGCTGACCAACCTCGAGCCGCACGACGTGCTGTTCATCGACGAGATCCACCGGCTTTCGCCCGTGGTCGAGGAAGTGCTGTACCCGGCGATGGAGGACTTCCAGCTCGACATCATGATCGGCGAGGGGCCGGCGGCGCGTTCGATCAAGCTCGACCTGCCGCCGTTCACCCTGGTCGGGGCGACCACCCGTGCTGGCATGCTGACCAACCCCCTGCGCGACCGCTTCGGTATCGTCCAGCGCCTGGAGTTCTACGGCAACCAGGACCTGGCCACCATCGTCGCCCGCTCGGCCGGCATCCTGGGGCTGGTCATCGAGGAGCAGGGCGCCTACGAGATCGCCCGCCGGGCCCGTGGCACGCCGCGTATCGCCAACCGCTTGCTGCGGCGCGTGCGTGACTACGCCGAGGTGCGTGGCAAGGGCCAGATCACCAAGGCGGTCGCCGACATGGCGCTGAACCTGCTGGATGTCGACGAGCGTGGCTTCGACCACTCCGACCGGCGCCTGCTGCTGACCATGATCGAGAAGTTCGATGGCGGGCCGGTCGGCGTGGACAACCTGGCCGCCGCCATCAGTGAAGAGCGCCACACCATTGAGGACGTGCTGGAACCCTACCTGATCCAGCAGGGCTACATCATGCGCACGCCCCGTGGCCGGGTCGTGACGCGCCACGCCTACCTGCACTTCGGCCTCAACATCCCCGGACGGCTCGAGGACCCCCGTACATTTTCCGAGCCGAGCGACGGATGA
- a CDS encoding FmdB family transcriptional regulator codes for MPLYDYHCASCDHRLEALQKISAAPLVDCPACQAPTLKKQLSVPGFRLGGTGWYETDFKTGAKKNLAGGDKPD; via the coding sequence ATGCCCCTTTACGACTACCACTGTGCCTCCTGCGATCATCGCCTGGAGGCCCTGCAGAAGATCAGCGCCGCGCCGCTGGTCGATTGCCCGGCCTGCCAAGCGCCGACCTTGAAGAAGCAACTTTCGGTGCCCGGCTTCCGTCTGGGCGGTACCGGCTGGTACGAAACCGACTTCAAGACCGGTGCCAAGAAGAACCTGGCTGGCGGCGACAAGCCCGACTGA
- a CDS encoding 4-hydroxybenzoyl-CoA thioesterase, translated as MRAQNGLEPFAHQCRVYYEDTDAGGVVYYVNYLKFMERARTEWLRQLGFSQSALAASNLLFVVHSSQARYHAPARLDDALRVTAQVLELNRASLRFVQQVWREADGQLLCEGQVLVAAVRADTFKPRALPPELRDAFMASGLGTQSNAGD; from the coding sequence ATGCGCGCGCAAAATGGACTGGAACCGTTCGCACATCAGTGTCGCGTGTACTACGAGGACACCGATGCGGGCGGCGTGGTGTATTACGTCAACTACCTCAAGTTCATGGAGCGTGCACGCACCGAGTGGCTTCGCCAGCTGGGGTTCTCCCAGTCCGCGCTCGCTGCCTCGAACCTGTTGTTCGTCGTTCATTCCAGCCAGGCGCGCTACCACGCGCCCGCACGCCTGGACGACGCCCTGCGGGTGACTGCCCAGGTGCTCGAGCTCAACCGTGCCAGCCTGCGCTTCGTGCAACAGGTCTGGCGCGAGGCGGACGGGCAGTTGCTCTGCGAAGGGCAAGTGCTGGTGGCCGCCGTACGTGCCGATACATTCAAACCCCGGGCCCTTCCTCCTGAACTGCGCGACGCTTTCATGGCGAGCGGCCTGGGTACTCAATCGAACGCAGGAGATTAA
- a CDS encoding protein TolR: MARVRHKRKPVAEMNVVPYIDVMLVLLVIFMVTAPMLNQGVKVDLPKVSSEALPQDNNVQILTISIKADKTYYWNLGSEVDTDKQMDKAMTLPDMTSAVTKIIAAGRDQGKQTQVFIRGDKAVDYGAVMGAMGGLQQAGVGNVGLITEAP; encoded by the coding sequence ATGGCCCGAGTTCGCCACAAACGCAAGCCGGTCGCCGAGATGAACGTGGTGCCCTACATCGACGTGATGCTGGTGCTGCTGGTCATCTTCATGGTGACCGCTCCCATGCTCAACCAGGGTGTGAAGGTCGATCTGCCCAAGGTGTCCAGCGAGGCTTTGCCGCAGGACAACAACGTGCAGATCCTCACCATCTCGATCAAGGCCGACAAGACCTACTACTGGAACCTCGGCAGCGAGGTCGATACCGACAAGCAGATGGACAAGGCCATGACCTTGCCGGACATGACCAGCGCCGTGACCAAGATCATCGCCGCCGGGCGCGACCAGGGCAAGCAGACCCAGGTCTTCATCCGCGGCGACAAGGCGGTCGACTACGGCGCGGTCATGGGCGCGATGGGCGGTTTGCAGCAGGCCGGTGTCGGTAACGTTGGCCTGATCACCGAGGCGCCCTGA
- a CDS encoding aryl-sulfate sulfotransferase: MQALPATTKPAPRQGRWPSKPCIDPFDNQFDMSQARPVSRSVRLNGFATCLRLERVYWRILERIAAANDCSVSAVLSYLDREVHLRHGGVKNFSGLVRVVCVNWLLDPPPGLRAAGRLHSQP, translated from the coding sequence ATGCAAGCACTGCCGGCAACCACCAAGCCTGCGCCGCGCCAAGGGCGCTGGCCCAGCAAGCCCTGCATCGACCCTTTCGACAACCAGTTCGACATGAGCCAGGCGCGGCCGGTCTCGCGCTCGGTCAGGCTCAACGGCTTCGCCACCTGCCTGCGCCTGGAGCGCGTCTACTGGCGCATCCTCGAGCGCATCGCCGCGGCCAACGACTGTTCGGTGAGCGCCGTGCTGTCCTACCTCGACCGTGAAGTGCACCTGCGTCATGGCGGCGTGAAGAACTTCAGTGGCCTGGTGCGCGTGGTGTGCGTCAACTGGCTGCTCGATCCGCCGCCGGGGCTTCGCGCGGCTGGCAGGCTGCACAGCCAACCCTAA
- a CDS encoding aspartate--tRNA ligase codes for MMRSHYCGQLNETLDGQEITLCGWVHRRRDHGGVIFLDIRDREGMAQVVFDPDRADTFAAADRVRSEYVVQITGKVRPRPAGAVNPNMASGAIEVLGYELKVLNEAETPPFPLNEFSDVGEETRLRYRFIDLRRPEMAEKLRLRSRITSSIRRFLDENGFLDVETPILTRATPEGARDYLVPSRTHAGSFFALPQSPQLFKQLLMVAGFDRYYQIAKCFRDEDLRADRQPEFTQIDIETSFLDESEIMGLTEGMIRKLFKEVLDLEFGDFPHMTYEEAMRRYGSDKPDLRNPLELIDVADQLKDVDFKVFAGPANDPKCRVTALRLPGGASMPRSRIDEYTKFVGIYGARGLAYIKVNERAKGVEGLQSPIVKNIPEANLNVILDRVGAVDGDIVFFGADKAKVVSEALGALRIRLGHDFELLTCEWAPLWVIDFPMFEENDDGSLSALHHPFTAPKCSPQELEANPATALSRAYDMVLNGTELGGGSIRIHRKEMQQAVFRLLGIEADEQQEKFGFLLDALKYGAPPHGGLAFGLDRLVMLMTGAQSIREVIAFPKTQSAADVMTQAPGQVDAKALRELHIRLREQAKVE; via the coding sequence ATGATGCGCAGCCACTATTGCGGCCAATTGAACGAGACCCTGGATGGTCAGGAAATTACCCTTTGCGGCTGGGTTCATCGTCGCCGCGACCACGGCGGGGTGATCTTCCTCGACATCCGTGATCGTGAGGGCATGGCCCAGGTCGTGTTCGATCCCGATCGCGCCGACACCTTCGCCGCCGCCGACCGCGTGCGCAGCGAGTACGTGGTGCAGATCACCGGCAAGGTACGTCCACGCCCGGCGGGTGCGGTCAACCCGAACATGGCGTCCGGCGCCATCGAGGTGCTGGGTTACGAGCTGAAGGTGCTCAACGAGGCCGAGACCCCACCGTTCCCGCTCAACGAATTCTCCGACGTCGGTGAAGAGACGCGCCTGCGCTATCGCTTCATCGACCTGCGTCGCCCGGAAATGGCCGAGAAGCTGCGTCTGCGCTCGCGCATCACCAGCAGCATCCGTCGCTTCCTCGACGAGAACGGCTTCCTCGACGTCGAGACACCGATCCTGACCCGCGCCACGCCCGAAGGCGCCCGTGACTACCTGGTGCCGAGCCGCACCCACGCCGGCAGCTTCTTCGCCCTGCCGCAGTCGCCCCAGCTGTTCAAGCAGCTGCTGATGGTCGCCGGCTTCGATCGCTACTACCAGATCGCCAAGTGCTTCCGTGACGAAGACCTGCGTGCCGACCGCCAGCCTGAATTCACCCAGATCGACATCGAGACCAGCTTCCTCGACGAAAGCGAGATCATGGGCCTGACCGAAGGCATGATCCGCAAGCTGTTCAAGGAAGTGCTGGACCTGGAGTTCGGTGACTTCCCGCACATGACCTATGAAGAGGCCATGCGTCGCTACGGTTCCGACAAGCCGGACCTGCGCAACCCGCTGGAGCTGATCGACGTCGCCGACCAGCTCAAGGACGTGGACTTCAAGGTCTTCGCCGGCCCGGCCAACGATCCGAAGTGCCGCGTGACCGCGCTGCGCCTGCCAGGCGGCGCGAGCATGCCGCGCAGCCGCATCGACGAGTACACCAAGTTCGTCGGCATCTACGGTGCCCGCGGTCTGGCCTACATCAAGGTCAACGAGCGCGCCAAGGGCGTCGAAGGCCTGCAGTCGCCGATCGTCAAGAACATCCCCGAGGCCAACCTGAACGTGATCCTCGATCGCGTCGGTGCGGTCGATGGCGACATCGTGTTCTTCGGCGCCGACAAGGCCAAGGTGGTCAGCGAGGCGCTGGGTGCCCTGCGTATCCGCCTGGGTCACGACTTCGAGCTGCTGACCTGCGAGTGGGCACCGCTGTGGGTCATCGACTTCCCGATGTTCGAAGAGAACGACGACGGTAGCCTGAGCGCGCTGCACCACCCGTTCACCGCGCCGAAGTGCTCGCCACAGGAACTGGAAGCCAACCCGGCCACCGCCCTGTCGCGCGCCTACGACATGGTGCTCAACGGCACCGAGCTGGGTGGCGGTTCGATCCGTATCCACCGCAAGGAAATGCAACAGGCGGTGTTCCGCCTGCTGGGCATCGAGGCCGACGAGCAGCAGGAGAAGTTCGGCTTCCTGCTCGACGCCCTCAAGTACGGCGCGCCACCCCATGGTGGCCTGGCCTTCGGCCTGGATCGCCTGGTGATGCTGATGACCGGCGCCCAGTCGATCCGCGAAGTGATCGCGTTCCCGAAAACCCAGAGCGCCGCCGACGTCATGACCCAGGCCCCAGGCCAGGTCGATGCCAAGGCGCTGCGTGAGCTGCACATCCGTCTGCGTGAGCAGGCCAAGGTCGAGTAA
- a CDS encoding cold-shock protein, whose product MFKILHLVTGVAALLLALIPSLRMDAMPPLQQPLAVYLGLLGLLNLTLAPVIPRLSGTRLQVQRLSSTLLVAAVILQTIALLALPEPGATLALLCALLAVALHLYASLARAPRPARSTSSAPFDTTERDTGTVKWFNTSKGFGFISRDSGDDIFVHFRAIRGDGHRVLVEGQRVEFSVMHRDKGLQAEDVIAVPRR is encoded by the coding sequence ATGTTCAAGATCCTTCATCTCGTGACGGGCGTCGCCGCCTTGCTGCTGGCACTCATTCCCAGCCTGCGCATGGACGCCATGCCCCCGTTGCAACAACCCCTGGCGGTCTACCTGGGCCTGCTCGGCCTGCTCAACCTGACGCTGGCGCCGGTCATTCCGCGCCTGTCCGGGACACGCCTGCAGGTTCAGCGCCTGAGCAGCACCCTGCTGGTGGCTGCGGTGATCCTGCAGACCATCGCCCTGCTCGCCCTGCCGGAACCGGGCGCCACGCTCGCCCTGCTGTGCGCGCTGCTGGCGGTTGCCCTGCACCTCTACGCGAGCCTGGCCCGTGCACCACGTCCGGCGCGCTCGACCTCCAGCGCCCCCTTCGACACCACCGAGCGCGATACCGGCACGGTGAAGTGGTTCAACACCTCGAAGGGGTTCGGCTTCATTTCCAGAGACTCGGGGGACGATATCTTCGTTCACTTCCGGGCCATCCGCGGCGACGGCCACCGGGTGCTGGTGGAAGGCCAGCGCGTAGAGTTCTCGGTCATGCACCGCGACAAGGGGCTGCAGGCCGAAGACGTCATCGCCGTCCCACGTCGCTGA
- a CDS encoding histidine triad (HIT) protein: MFSLDPRLQQDTHVLGDFPLCRLLLSNDANYPWFILVPRRADISELFQLDEAEQQTLWQETTRLAQWLGQAFRADKMNVATLGNVVSQLHMHVVVRRRDDAAWPAPVWGKVPALAYADGQVEAIRQRLRTILPADCQFVEVGA; this comes from the coding sequence GTGTTCAGCCTCGATCCACGTCTGCAACAGGACACGCATGTCCTGGGTGATTTTCCACTCTGTCGCCTGTTGCTGAGCAACGATGCCAACTACCCCTGGTTCATCCTCGTGCCGCGGCGTGCCGACATCAGCGAGCTGTTTCAGCTCGATGAAGCCGAGCAGCAGACATTGTGGCAGGAAACCACGCGCCTGGCGCAGTGGCTGGGCCAGGCGTTTCGTGCCGACAAGATGAACGTGGCGACCCTGGGTAACGTGGTCAGCCAGCTGCACATGCATGTGGTCGTGCGACGCAGGGACGATGCGGCCTGGCCCGCCCCTGTGTGGGGCAAGGTGCCTGCGCTCGCCTATGCCGACGGACAGGTGGAGGCCATTCGCCAGCGCCTGCGTACGATACTGCCCGCCGACTGTCAGTTCGTGGAGGTCGGTGCATGA
- a CDS encoding Holliday junction ATP-dependent DNA helicase RuvA produces the protein MIGRLRGTLAEKQPPHLIVDINGLGYELEVPMTTLYRLPKLGETVTLHTHLVVREDAHLLYGFFEKRERELFRELIRLNGVGPKLALALMSGLEADELVRCVQAQDASVLVRVPGVGKKTAERLLVELKDRFKAWATSPAMFTLVSDGPLAASTAPSAEADAISALVSLGYKPQEASKAIAAIDGKAGMTSEELIRRSLKGMIVK, from the coding sequence GTGATTGGACGTTTGCGCGGCACCCTGGCGGAAAAACAGCCGCCGCACCTGATTGTCGACATCAACGGCCTGGGGTACGAGCTGGAAGTGCCGATGACCACGCTCTATCGCCTGCCCAAGCTTGGCGAGACGGTGACCCTGCACACCCACCTGGTGGTGCGCGAAGACGCCCACCTGCTGTACGGCTTCTTCGAGAAGCGCGAGCGCGAGCTGTTCCGCGAGCTGATCCGGCTCAATGGCGTGGGTCCCAAGCTGGCCCTGGCCCTGATGTCCGGCCTGGAGGCCGACGAACTGGTGCGCTGCGTGCAGGCCCAGGATGCTTCGGTGCTGGTGCGTGTTCCGGGTGTCGGCAAGAAGACCGCCGAGCGCCTGCTGGTCGAGCTCAAGGACCGCTTCAAGGCCTGGGCCACGTCGCCGGCGATGTTCACCCTGGTGTCCGACGGTCCCCTGGCGGCGAGCACCGCGCCAAGCGCCGAGGCCGATGCCATCAGTGCCCTGGTGTCGCTGGGCTACAAGCCCCAGGAAGCCAGCAAGGCCATCGCCGCCATCGACGGCAAGGCCGGCATGACCAGCGAAGAACTCATTCGTCGTAGCCTCAAGGGGATGATCGTCAAGTGA
- a CDS encoding DNA starvation/stationary phase protection protein: MAIDIGISEEDRKSIVDGLSRLLSDTYVLYLKTHNFHWNVTGPSFRTLHLMFEEQYNELALAVDSIAERIRALGFPAPGSYAFYARHSSIKEEDGVPPADEMIRQLVQGQEAVVRTARSIFPVVDKVSDEPTADLLTQRMQVHEKTAWMLRVLLDGK, translated from the coding sequence ATGGCAATCGATATCGGTATCAGTGAAGAAGACCGCAAGTCCATCGTCGACGGGCTGTCGCGTCTGCTGTCGGACACCTACGTGCTCTACCTCAAGACCCACAACTTCCATTGGAACGTGACCGGGCCGTCCTTCCGTACGCTGCACCTGATGTTCGAGGAGCAGTACAACGAGCTGGCGCTGGCGGTGGACTCGATCGCCGAACGCATCCGTGCGCTGGGCTTCCCCGCGCCTGGCTCCTACGCCTTCTACGCCCGTCATTCGTCCATCAAGGAAGAAGACGGCGTGCCACCGGCCGACGAGATGATCCGTCAGCTGGTGCAGGGCCAGGAGGCGGTGGTGCGCACGGCGCGCAGCATCTTCCCGGTCGTCGACAAGGTCAGCGACGAGCCGACCGCCGACCTGTTGACCCAGCGCATGCAGGTGCACGAGAAGACCGCCTGGATGCTGCGCGTGCTGCTCGACGGCAAGTGA
- a CDS encoding crossover junction endodeoxyribonuclease RuvC encodes MTLILGIDPGSRITGYGVVLQTARGCEYVASGCIRTGAGELQERLQIVFRGVRDIIRQHGPVTMGIERVFMARNPDSALKLGQARGAAIVAAVEEGLEVAEYSATQVKQAVAGTGGANKEQVQLMVMHLLKLTQKPQIDASDALAIAMCHAHTRSSLVPHGLATARRRGGRLRL; translated from the coding sequence ATGACTCTCATCTTAGGTATCGACCCCGGGTCGCGGATCACCGGCTACGGCGTGGTCTTGCAGACCGCGCGTGGCTGCGAGTACGTGGCATCGGGCTGCATCCGCACGGGTGCCGGGGAATTGCAGGAGCGCCTGCAAATCGTCTTTCGCGGCGTGCGCGACATCATCCGCCAGCATGGCCCGGTCACCATGGGCATCGAACGGGTGTTCATGGCCCGCAACCCCGATTCGGCGCTCAAGCTGGGCCAGGCACGGGGCGCGGCCATCGTCGCCGCCGTCGAGGAGGGCCTGGAAGTCGCCGAATACAGCGCCACCCAGGTCAAGCAGGCCGTGGCCGGTACGGGCGGCGCCAACAAGGAGCAGGTGCAGCTGATGGTGATGCACTTGCTCAAGCTCACCCAGAAGCCGCAGATCGACGCGTCCGATGCCCTGGCCATCGCCATGTGCCATGCCCACACGCGCTCCAGCCTGGTGCCGCATGGCCTGGCCACTGCCCGGCGACGCGGCGGACGCTTGCGTCTGTAG
- a CDS encoding protein TolQ has translation MEANVVDHTSMWSLVSNASVVVQLVMLTLVAASVTSWVMIFQRSTMLRAGRRALDAFEERFWSGIDLSKLYRQAGSNPDPDSGVEQVFRAGFKEFSRLRQQPGVDPDAVMEGVGRAMRVAISREEEKLEQGLPFLATVGSTSPYIGLFGTVWGIMNSFRGLASAQQATLATVAPGIAEALIATAIGLFAAIPAVIAYNRFAARSEVLIGRYYTFADEFQAILHRKVHTSEE, from the coding sequence GTGGAAGCTAACGTCGTCGACCATACCTCCATGTGGAGCCTGGTCAGTAATGCCAGCGTTGTCGTACAGCTGGTGATGCTGACCCTGGTGGCCGCATCGGTGACCTCGTGGGTCATGATCTTTCAGCGCAGCACCATGCTGCGCGCCGGTCGTCGTGCGCTGGATGCCTTCGAGGAACGCTTCTGGTCAGGCATCGACCTGTCCAAGCTGTACCGCCAGGCCGGCAGCAACCCGGACCCGGACTCGGGCGTGGAGCAGGTGTTCCGTGCCGGCTTCAAGGAGTTCTCGCGCCTGCGTCAGCAGCCGGGCGTCGATCCCGACGCGGTGATGGAAGGCGTGGGCCGTGCCATGCGCGTGGCCATCTCCCGCGAGGAAGAAAAGCTCGAACAAGGGCTGCCGTTCCTCGCCACCGTCGGTTCCACCAGCCCGTACATCGGTCTGTTCGGCACCGTGTGGGGCATCATGAACTCGTTCCGTGGCCTGGCCAGCGCCCAGCAGGCCACCCTGGCCACCGTGGCACCCGGCATCGCCGAAGCCCTGATCGCCACCGCGATCGGCCTGTTCGCCGCGATCCCCGCCGTCATCGCCTACAACCGTTTCGCTGCACGCAGCGAAGTGCTGATCGGCCGTTACTACACGTTCGCCGACGAGTTCCAGGCAATCCTGCACCGTAAAGTGCACACCAGCGAAGAGTGA